In Flavobacterium sp. GSB-24, the genomic window AGGAAACGCAAAAATGCTCATCAAAGCCAAATAACCCGAAGCTCCACCGTGCCCAACGCTTGAATATAAAAACGCAATAACGATTAAGGCGAAACTGAATAATACTATATTTTCGGAACTAAGGAGACTCATTTTTTGGTTTAATTGTTTAATCGTTTTTTTGCTTCAATCTATTTTCTTCTTCTATTTTCTTTTCTCTATTTTCTTTCTTCTTAAAAAAACTAATCAATTGGCAAAATAGTCACTAATTGTCCTTCTTTTATATTTTCTAGATCTTGCTCTACAATTACCAATCCGTTTGCAATAGCAAAAGAGTTAAGCATCGCCGAACTTTGACCATCTAAAATTGTTACGTTTGTTTCGTCGTATTTTGCTTTTAAAAACAACGTTTTTCCTGTATCATTTTTGATTTCAGAATTTACCTTTCGAACTACTTTTGGTTTATGAATTTCAGAAAAACCCATTTTATTTTTCACTGCCGGCAAAACATAAATATAAAAATTAGTCAATGACGAAGCTGGATTTCCTGGAAGTGCAAAAACTAAAGTTTCTTTTTTAGATCCAAAAAACATTGGTTTTCCAGGCTTTTGGTTGATTTTATAAAATAGTTCTTCTACTCCATTTTTCAATAACGCTTCTTTTACAAAATCGTAGTCACCTACAGAAATTCCACCCGAAATTAATACGATATCATTCTTTTTTAAAATTGATTTTAATGCCTTCTTCGTGGCTTTTAGATTATCTTTTACTCTGTAAACTTTCGTTTTTTCGATTCCAATTGTCTCAAGTGCTGCCTGAAGCATAATAGAATTACTTTCGAATATTTTTCCTTTTTTTAGTTTTTTTCCAGGCTCTACTAATTCATTTCCAGTAACTAAAATACCTATTTTGGGCTTTTTATAAACTTCAATTTCTGTAATTCCCAAACAAGCTAGAAATCCAATTGCGGCAGGAGTCAACAAAGTATTAGGTTCGAAAACAACATCACCTTTGCCAATTTGCTCTCCTTTTGCACGAACATTTGTATTTTTCTCTGGCATTTGAGCAATTAGAATTGAATCTGTATTGGCCATTACATGCTCCTGCATTACCACTGTATCAGCATCGTCTGGAACATAGGCACCAGTAAATATTCTGATGGCTTCATTTTGTTTTAGTTTGATATTGGAGTGATCTCCAGCCTGAGAAATCCCTACAATATCGTATTGATGTCTTATACTGTGCGTAAAAGCATACCCATCCATTGCAGATTGACGAAAAGGAGGCATAGAAATTGGCGAGTAAATTGTTTCTGCCAAAACATAGCCTCGCGCTTTCTGTACTTTAATTTTCTGCGTTGGCATAACATTACTATTCGTTGCTACAATTTCTAAAGCTTCTTTTACTTCTATCATTATTTATTTAGTTAAACTAAGTATAAATACTTATTACAAATATAAGTATTTAATATTAGGATGGATCAAATTTTGAATTTTCTTTTTCGTCTTTATAAAATTACTTTAATTTATTCAAAATCAACTTTAAAATTTCATTACAATTAATCTGTTTTTTAATTTGAAAAAGGTTATATGATAGTTTTTAACATTTTTTGCCTGAATATGAGACATTAAAAACCTTAAAATTGAGGTTTAAAATAATGTAAAATACTACATTTCAACCAGCAGGAAAAATTTATTTTAACAAATGTTCGAAGTATATGTTCTTTTGAAATCTCTTTAAAATAAGGGCTTAACAAATACAATAGAAGTTTAAACGTATATATAAACGAAGTTTTTTCAAAAAAAAATCAACAAACTTTTGGTTTTTATTATATAAAAATTAACTTTGTCTATAGGATTAGTAGAGTTTAAAATAATATTTCAAACCATAAAAACTATTATTGTGAAAACAACAGAAAGCATATCGTATTACATTCTTCCTAAAAAGTACACCTATAACACTTGCTGTTATATGTGCTTCTGTTGCTAAAACCTACTTTTATTTTATTTGCTATTTGATATTCTGTTACAGCAAATTTCTTAAAAAACACCATCAAAAAAATATTTACTGAATTTTACCCAAAAATCTCTCTGATGCATTTTCTGCGTTGGATGGATTCTTGAAACCACACCTATTATTCAATAATTTAAATAACTAACAACTAAAAAAACTAAAATGAAAACAATGCAAACCTGCTGCTGTAAATAAAAAAAGCCATTTCTGCGGCAACAGAAATGGCAAGGCTTAAAGAACATTTATCACTAAATCAAGAACACTTTTAGAGTGCTGTATAAACAGTGCTCAGGGCGTCTTGTTAATTACTTAAAACCAGTACAAAGAAATGAAAAAAAAGTTAAACATATACATACCGCTGTTTCTACTCTTCATAACGGCGGGAATACATGCCCAAAATACTACACCTCTTATACAGTCTAAACTTGACGGAACTGTTGTAGACGCTATTACAAATCAGCCAATTATAGGAGCTTCTGTTACAATTAAAGGAACAACTCACGGCGTTGTGACAGATGCGGAAGGAAAATTTTATTTTCAGACAGGACAAAAATTTCCATATACTTTACTTGTAAGTTACATTGGATATAAAAAAGCAGAAATTATTGTTGAAAAAAATCCAGTTACCATTAGTCTTAAAGAAGAACGCCAAGAACTTGATGAATTGGTCGTTGTTGGATACGGAACTCAGAAAAGAAAAGACATTACAGGTTCTGTAGCTTCTGTGCCTAAAGCTAATTTATCTCAGGTGACTTCTTCGGCAGATAATCTTCTAAGAGGTGCTATTTCTGGAGTGGTAGTTACGCAAAGTTCTGGACGTCCTGGTGCTTCTTCTAGTGTTCGTATTCGTGGAGGAAACTCTATAACTGCTGGTAATGAACCGCTGTATGTTGTAGATGGAATCTTAATTTACAATGATAATTCTAACAGCTCTGCGGGAGTAGCTTATGCAGGTTCTAGTGTTAATGTTTTGTCAACTATCAACCCTGCCGATATTGAATCAATCGAAGTATTGAAAGATGCTTCTGCAACAGCAATTTACGGTTCTCGAGGTGCCAATGGTGTTGTCATTATTACCACTAAAAAAGGAACGAAGGGACAAGATAATATTTCGTATCAAGGTTATTTTGGATTTCAGAATATTTCGAAAAAACTTAGGATAATGAATGCCAGCGAATGGGCAAGTTTAAGAAACGATGTTCAAGCCAGTATTGGTCAGGCGCCTTCTTTTTCTGCAGCGCAGATAGAAGCCTTAAAAACTTCTGGAAATTATGACTGGCAGTCTGCGGCATTTGTAACTGCAGCACCAATACAAAGTCATAACTTGTCTTTTTCTGGAGGTGATGAAAGATCAAGATATGCTATATCTGCTGGTTATTTTGATCAAGACGGAATTGTTTTGGGTAGTGATTTTAAACGTATTTCACTTCGTGCTAACTACGAAAGAAATTATTCTCAGAATTTCAAATTTGGTGTAAATGCTAATTATACCAATTCAGTATCAAATGGAGTAGGTGCCAGCAGCAGCGGAGGAAGAAATCCAAACCCTTTAGTTGGTGTTTTATTGACTGCTCCCGTTGTTCCTATAAAAAACGATAATGGAAGTTATAATGTTACTAATAACCCTTATGCTACTTCTGTAAATGGTTATGTTCCTAACCCCATTAATGATTTAGAAAACACTACTAACGAAACTAAAATCAATAGAATTTTAACCAGCTTATTTGGTGAATACAAAATCACTAAAAAATTAACCGCTAAAGTTGCAGTAAGTGGTGATGTCATCAATACAAAACAAAATTACTACGCTCCTGCAAACACATCAAATGGTGCAGGAACAAAAGGTTTAGCTTCTGTTGGTGAAAGAGCTGTAAGTTCTGTTTTAAATGAAAATACCTTAAACTACAATACAAATTTTGGCGAAAATCATAAATTCTCTGCTTTAGGAGGTTATACACTTCAATATACAAAAGGAGAAGTTGTTAATGCAGGAGCACAGACATTTGTAAATGATGCTAATACATACAATGCTTTGCAAGATGGTGTGCCAGTAAAACCATACAGCGATGCTTACGAAAGTGTTTTAAAATCATGGCTGGCAAGAGTAAATTACTCTTATAAAGGAAAATACAACTTCACAGTGTCTGGACGTGCAGATGGTTCTTCTAGATTTGGTTCTGAATCACTTTGGGGTTACTTCCCTTCTGCTGGATTTTCATGGAATATTACTGACGAAGAATTTGCAAATAACATAAAAGGTGTAACAGAAGCAAAACTTAGAATTACTGCTGGAACAACAGGAAATCAGGAAATTGGAAATTATCTTTCGCTGGCTTCAATGGGCTCTGTAAACTATTCTTTTGGAGGTACATTGTATACAGGGTTGGCTCCTACCCGATTGGCAAATCCAGATTTAAGATGGGAAAAAACAAATCAATATAATGTTGGATTGGATTTATCATTATTAGATCGAAAAATCAATTTTGTATTTGATGTGTATTACAAAAAAACAAAAGATTTGTTAATCAATGTACCAGTTCCATTGAGTTCGGGTTATGCAACTGTTCTTCAAAATATTGGAGGTGTTGAAAATAAAGGTCTTGAGATTGGTTTGACAACAGAAAACATCAAAACAGAAAATTTCGCTTGGAATTCAAACATCGTATTTTCTGCCAATAAAAATAAAGTTACAGAAATAGGAAATGGCGTTAATGAATTTTTCCCTGTAGTTCCAAATGGTTCTCTACTACAGCAGCAGCCTGTTATTGTAAAAGTTGGTCTGCCTTTGGGAAGCTTCTGGGGATATAAAACAAACGGGATTTTCCAAACTCAGGAAGAAGTAAATACACAGCCAAAAATTAACAGTTTAGCCAATACAAAAGTCGGAGACAGAAAATATGTGGATGCAAATGGCGACGGCGTAATCAATGCATTGGACAAAGGAAATTTAGGAACTTCTCAGCCAAAATTTGTTGGAAGTTTTAGCAACACGATATCTTATCATGATTTTGATTTAAATTTCTCTTTTCAAGGATCTTATGGCGGTAAAATTTTCAATGCTTTAAATCAGCAGTTAGAAATTTCTACGCTGGGAACAAATGCAGCATCTACTTTAAATGATCGCTGGACACCAACAAACCCAAGCAATGAAATTCCTAGGGCAACAAGTTCCCCATTAGGAATTGTTTCTGAGCGCTATGTAGAAGATGCTTCCTTCTTAAGATTAAAATTAATCACATTAGGATATACTTTACCAAAAAGCGTTTCTAAAAAATTAGGAACAAAAAGCGTGAAATTTTATATCTCAGCAGAAAACCTAATTACATGGACAAAATACACTGGTTATGATCCAGAGGTAAGTTCATACGAACAAAACAACTTATATCCGGGAATTGATTTTGGTTCTTATCCAAACTCTAAAACATTCATCTCGGGCTTGAACGTAACTTTCTAAGTAAAAAAAATATAAAATGAAAAAGATTATTATAACATTCCTTTTTAGTGCCGGTTTACTTGTATCGTGCACGGAACTAGAGGTAACGCCTACCTCTTTTGTAACAGAAGACAATTACTTTATAACCCAGGATGATGCTGTAGCTAGTGTAACTGCAGTTTACGCTTCGTTAAGTATTGATCCGGGAGAGCAGAGTTTATTTGGAAGAAACCTTTATTTCTTAACAGATATGGGTTCAGATTATGCTGCAGCTGGAGTTTCTGCCACAAATCCGCAAGTTAGAGCAATGAGCAGTTTAACGCATGATGCAACAAATGACCGTGTTCAAGTAGCTTGGAGACAAATTTACAATGGAATCAACAGAGCGAATGTGTCGATTGATAATATCCCGAAAGTAGCTGGAAATGAAGTTATCAAAACTAGGCTAATCAATGAAGCAAAATTCATACGAGGATTGTTGTATTTTCAAGCAGTGCGTCTTTGGGGCGGTGTCCCAATTGTTTTACACGAAGCAAAATCTATTAATTTAGGAGACTTAAAAACTAACAGAGCAACTGTAGAAGAAGTTTATACTCAGATTATTCAAGACTTGACTGATGCTGAAGCTTTACCTCCTACTTACACTGCTGCAGATGCCGGCCGTGCAACTTCTGGAGCTGCAAAAGCAATTTTGGCAAAAGTTTATTTGACGAGAAAAGACTGGCCAAATGCAATTTTAAAAGCTAGAGAAGTAATTAACGGCGGATATGGATATGCTTTGTTTGAAGATTTTCAAGATATCTTCACAAAAACCAAAAAGAACGGAAAAGAGCATATTTTTTCTGTTCAGTTTGAACCTAATCAAGCAGGAAACGGATCTAGCGGAAGTACTTTTCAATCAACATCATTTACTGGATTTACTGCGACAGAACCAGCAGATATTATTTCAGACGTAGCATTATTTTATGACATTTATGCGCCTGGAGATAAAAGAAGAGATGTGAGTTACGCCAAACAATTGCTGAATCCCACAACTGGAACGCTATACACATTTCCGAAACCAATTTTCAAAAAATACTTGGATTTAACCAATTTAGCAACACCTGGAAATGTCGCTATCAACTTTCCAATTATTCGTTATGCCGATATCTTATTGTCTTTAGCGGAAGCGATAAATGAACAAAGCGGACCAACTGCCGAAACTTACGAATTAATCAATCAGGTAAGAAGAAGAGCTTTTGGAAAACCAATTACGACTCCAGATGCAGCTGTTGATTTGGCAGGACTAAATCAGACAACGTTTAGAGCGGCAATTCAGGAAGAACGTAAAAAAGAATTTGTTCAGGAAGGACAGCGCTGGTTCGACTTGGTAAGATGGGGAACTCTGGTTACTGAAGTGAAAAAAGTAACGGCTAAAAATTCGGTTTCAGAAAGAAATAATCTTTATCCAATTCCTCAAAGCGAACGAAATATTAACCCTGACGGTTTACCTCAAAACCCTGGATATTAATCTAAAAAGTAACTAAAAAAACTATAAAATCATGAAAAAATTAAATAACCTTTTAAACAAAAGTCCAAAAACGGGGCTTTTGTTTACCGCTTTTCTAGCCGTCCAGATCGGGTTTGCACAAGAAAACACAGAATTTAAAGGAACTGTTGGCAAAACTTTGGCTGATTCTAAAGAATATTGGCCAGAACCAGTAAAAGCTCCAAAAGGTGCTCCAAATATTGTTTGGATTTTATTGGATGACGTTGGATTTGGTGCTGCAAGTACTTTTGGAGGTTTAATCAATACACCTACTTTTGATAATCTGGCTAATAATGGTTTACGTTATACGAATTTCCATACTACTGCAATTTGTGCTCCAACACGTGCTGCGTTATTAACAGGAAGAAATTCAGGAAGAGTTCACGTAAGCGGATTTTCTCACACTATTTTATCTGCTGGTTTCCCAGGATGGGACGGAAGAATTCCTTCTGATAAAGGAACAATCGCTGAGATTTTGCGTGAAAACGGATACAATACTTTTGCAGTTGGTAAATATGGCGTAACACCAGACGAAGATGCTACAGATGCAGGTCCGTTTGACAGATGGCCGACAGGAAAAGGTTTCGATCATTTTTACGGATTTTTGGGTTCACAGACGGATCAATACAATCCTGATTTGGTTGAAGATCAAGTTCATATTAAACCTGACGGACGTCATTTAAATGAATTAATTACAGACAAAGCAATCAGCTATATTCAAAAACAACAAAAAGCCGCACCTGGAAAACCATTCTTTTTATACTACGCACCGGGAGCAGCGCACGCACCTCATCAAGTTGCTACAAAATGGAGCGATCCTTATAAAGGAAAATTTGACGAAGGTTATGATGTTTACCGCGAAAAAGTAATTGCAAACCAAAAGAAATTAGGTGTTATTCCTGCCAATGCGGTGTTGCCAGAACGCAACCCATTGATTACAGATTGGAAAAAATTGACTCCAGAACAAAAGAAAGTTTATGCTAGATTTATGGAAGTTTATGCTGGTTTCTTGACTTATACAGATTATGAAGTTGGAAGAGTCGTAAATTATTTAAAAGAAAGCGGACAGCTTGACAATACTTTGATTTTTGTAGCAATTGGAGATAATGGAGCTAGTAAAGAAGGAACTACAGAAGGAACAATCAATCAAAGTTTGTTTTCTCAAGGTATATCTGACGAGGAAAATTTAAAGAAAAACTTAGCTAATATTGATGAAATTGGTACGCCAAAAGGGTTAAATACCAATTATCCGTTAGGATGGGCTCAAGCAACAAATGTTCCGTTTAAAAACTGGAAACAAGATGCCCAATCTGAAGGAGGAACACATAATCCGTTAATTGTTTTTTATCCAAACGGAATTAAAGACAAAGGCGGTATTAGAAATCAATACAGCCACGTAACCGATTTGCTTCCAACAACATTGGATATTGTGGGAATTAAAGCTCCAGAATACATCAAAGGAATCAAGCAAGATATTATTCAAGGTTCTTCATTCCAGGCCTCATTAGATAATCCGAAAGCAGAATCTTTACACAAAGTTCAATATTACTATATCTTCGGAAACAGAGCAATTTACAAAGATGGTTGGAAAGCTGGAGCAGCACATCTTCCAGATTCGTTTGCCGTTAAAAAAGCTTTTGGTAAAAATGAAAAGCCTGCACCAAGTAATTTCGATACTGATGTTTGGGAATTGTACAACTTAAACGAAGATTTTAACGAGCGTAATAATCTTGCGAAAAAATATCCTGAGAAACTGGCAGAGCTTCAAAAATTGTTTGATGAACAGGCAAAAGAAAACAACGTTTACCCGTTAATAGACTGGCAGGATGTGTACAACAGACGAATCCATAATACAGGAGCCGATAAAGGAAAAACAGTGTCTGATTTGATTAAACAGGCTACTAAACCCGGAGGATCCAATAATTAATAATGAATAAATCAACCTATGTAGGTTTTAAAACCTTCTAGGTTGATTTCAAACAATAAAAATAAAAATTTAACCGTTGAAACACTTCCAACCATTCAAAAAGTGAAGTAAAACAACAAATTCTAACAAATTAATGAAAAAATAAAAAATAAAACTCTACTAAATCCATAGAATTAGAAGTTAAATTATTTATTTTTACATTAAAGAATTAAAATTCAAAAAGATATGAAACGAGTAGATTATGAAATCATAGGGAAAAAGATTGTCGTTGGGGCAATCCTATTTTTAGTTCCGCTGGTAATTTTAGCTGGAGGATTAGCATTAATTAATCAATTTTTAAAATAAGAAATCATGGCAATAGTTCAAAAAGAAAAATTAACAAGAGATTTAACGATAAGTTTTTTCATCTATTCATTGCCGGTAGTGGCAATTTACCTTTATTTTAAACTAACAGGCGGATCAGTAACTGATTCTCATATTGCGCTTCCTGGATTTTTAGAATTCGCAAAACCTGCTTTTGAAAATATCCGCACTTGGGGATTAACAGTTTTTATGCTGGTTTTGGGAGTTATCGAATTTGCAGCAGGTTTGTACGATGACGAATGGACAGGCGAAGAACGTAAAATTGATATCGTTTGTTTTTTAGCTCCAAAATTACTTTTACCGCCGGTAATTGCCTTTTTTAGTTTAACAGCTTTGCCTTATTTACTTCCAAATCTGTCAAATGCATTGGCATGGGTTCCGTTTTGGGGAGGGTTTTTCTTAATTGCAATTGCAGACGATTTAACGCAGTATTGGTATCATAGACTGCATCACCAAGTTCCGTTTTTATGGCGTTTTCATAGAACACATCACTCAGCTCCATACATGGGAATGGCGATGGCTTCTAGACAAAACTTTATTTACACGGTTTTCTTTTCTCAAATTTATTTGACGGCAACGTTAACGTATTTAGGTTTAGGATTACCAGCTTTATTTGTTTTAGTAATCAAAAGTTTCATCACTTTGGGCGCACATTCAAGTATTGCTTGGGACAAGCCATTTTACAAATACAAAGTTTTGCATCCAATTGCATGGGTTTTAGAAAGATTGATTTCTACTCCAGCAACCCACCACGCACACCACGCAGATACAAGCGGAGATGGCGTTGGACATTTTAAAGGAAACTTCGGAAACATGTTTTTTATCTGGGATGTAATCTTCGGAACTGGATTAATCACTCGTAAATTCCCAGAATCATACGGAACAAAATCATACAAACAAGAAGAATGGTACGCACAATTTTTATGGCCAATTTTCAAGTCTAAAAAAGAAGGAAGTTCTCTTGCAGAAGGTGTATTGTCACTACCAATAAAAGCCAAACCAGTTTCTGAAGAACAACCGCAAGCTCCAGTACTAGAACAAGCGTAATGGTATGAGAAATAAAATCTTAAAAACCAGTATAACAGCAATTGCCTTTGTATGGGCAGTTGCTGCTTTTTCGCAAAATGAAAATCATAGTTCATTATCGTTAGATTCATTTTATTCGAAAATAAAAAGTCAAAAAAATCCGCAGATTGTAGACGCGCGAACGCCAGAAGAATTTGCTTTAAATCATATTGAAGGTGCTGTAAATTTCAACCTTCAATCTGAAAATTATGACCAATATGTGGCTAAACTAGATAAATCTAAACCTGTTTTTATCTATTCTATTGGAGCCGGCAGAAGTGTTATTTTAGAAAAAGAATTACTAAAAACGGGATTTTCAGAAGCGTATAGCTTAGAAGGCGGTATTGCAAATTGGATTGGCGGCGGAAAACCGTTTTATTCCAATCTTAAAAGCAAATTATCCTTAAAAGAATTCAATAAAATAATTGCAGATAACAAAACGGTTTTAGTAGATATTGGTTCCAAATATTGTGGTCCGTGTAAAAAAGTAAAACCTGTTTTAGAAACGATTAGAGGAGAATATAGTTCGAATTTAAAAATCGTAGAAATCGAATTAGAAGATAGTCCGCAGGTTATTGCAGATCTAAAAACAATTAAAGTTTTTCCAACTTTACTCTTATACCAAGATGGAAAAATTGTGTTTAAAAAAGAAGGCATCAGCGATTTAAAAAATGAAGTTGATGTTGCATTGGCTTCGAAATAATACTTGATTTTTTACTTCTGAAGAAGTTCATCTAATTAACTAAAACACATCCGCATTATGTCAGGCTGAGCGAAGTCGAAGCCACGCTATCAAAATCGACAATATTTGAAAGACCACTTTTAAAGATTCTTCGAAATGAAAAAATGCGCATAAAATTCAAAAATAACTAACCAAAACCAATATGCCAGCATATAAAAAAATAACCAAGATCGTTATACCCATTTTAATTATTCTGCTTATTCTAGCCGCCTTTCTATTCTGGCCAATCAATACCAATGAAACCCTAGTAAAAGAAGATCAAAAACTAGCCGAAGGAAAAAACGAATTTTTAGCATCAAAAGTTGCTGCTGATTCCGTTTCTGGAAAAAAGACCAATATTATTATTCTTTTAGCCGATGATTTAGGCAAATATGATATTTCGCTCTACGGCGGAAAATCGACTCCAACACCACAGATTGATTCTCTGGCAGCATCTGGCGTTACATTTACAGATGGATATGCATCGGCTGCGATTTGTTCGCCTTCGAGAGCTGGATTAATAACAGGAAGATATCAGGAACGTTTTGGACATGAATATCAGCCAGGCGATCGTTATCCTAAAAACAACTTAGAATATTATGCTTTTAAATATTTGCTGGATACCAATAATTGGAAATTAAACGATAAGATCAAATATCCAAATGACGCCTCTATTGCAACGCAGGGTTTGCCAAAATCTGAAATTACTTTTGCCGATTTAGCCAAAAGACAAGGTTACAGCACCGGTATTATCGGGAAATGGCATTTGGGACATAACAAAGGATTTTTTCCGCTGGATAGAGGTTTCGATTACCATTACGGATTTTATCAGGCTTTTTCATTATATGCTCCAGAAGATAATAATCCTGATATTGTAAATCATCATCATAAAGATTTTACCGATAAAACGATTTGGGGAAAAGGCCGTGTCGGAATTGGACAAATTCGCCGAGACAATACCATAATTGATGAAAAAGCGTATTTAACAGAAAAATTTGCTGACGAAGCCGAAGCTTTTATCGATAAAAATAAAAACAAACCTTTCTTGCTGTACATTCCTTTTAATGCACCACACACGCCATTTCAGGTTCGAAAAAAATATTACGATCGTTTTCCGAATGTAAAAGACGAAAACAAACGCGTTTATTTTGCGATGATCAGCGCTTTGGATGATGCGATTGGCAGAATTCGTGCAAAAGTGAAAAAAGAAGGACTTGAAGAGAATACTTTAATCATTTTTGCCAGTGATAATGGCGGTGCCGATTATACTTTTGCCACAACAAATGCACCGTTAAAAGGCGGTAAATTTTCTCATTTTGAAGGCGGTATAAATGTTCCTTTTGCACTTTCGTGGAAAGGAAAAATCAAACCAAATACGGTTTACAAAAAACCGGTTAGTACTTTAGATTTTTTCACCACAATTGCCGCAGCCATACATTCTGATTTACCAAAAGATAGAGTTTATGACGGTGTAGATCTAGTTGCAACAGTAAATGAAAATAAAACAGCTCATAAAGATTTATACTGGCGCTCGGGCGATGCAAAAGCGATTAGAAGCGGCGACTGGAAATTAATCATTAGCGGCAAAACACATGAAAATTGGCTGTATAATCTTGCTTCTGATAAATTTGAAACAACAGATCTAGCGCAGAAAAATCCAGAAAAGGTAAAAGAATTGCAAACTGCTTTACAAACTTGGGAAAAAGGTTTGATTGATCCGCTTTGGCCAAATCTAACCTATTATGAATTTGATTTTGGAAAACAAAAATACTTTGTAGATCTCTAATCATCCTTTACACAAACCCGACAGGTTTTAAAAAGCTGTCGGGTTTAATCTAAAATTCAAATCTAAAATTAATACCTACGAGGTTTTGAAAACCTTGCAGGAAAGAAAGCATTTAAATGTCAACCTCAACAAAACAATTTAATATTCACGAAGATTGGACTGTCGTCATTCTCGGTTTTCTTATTATCGGAATATCTCTTTTTATTTTCCTTCCACAAGTTCCTGTTTTCAAATGGACAAACGGAGCTGATTTAATCACTAATGTATTCGAAATAAAAAACCTCCAAATTATTGGTTTTCAATTTATTTATTTTATTTCAATCGGACTTATCGGAACTTTTCTAGTGGGAAAATCAATTAAAAATTTCCTATTCACATTTCCAGTAATTTATATTCTAACTATTCTTGCACTAATAATTGCAGGAAATACAGAAGTTAAAGCATTAAATCTAGAAGCTGTAATTTTCAGTTTACTAATCGGATTAATAATTGGGAATTTTTTCAAACTTCCAGAATGGTTTCGTTCTGCTTTGTCAACCGAACTCTTTGTCAAAATCGGGCTCGTTTTGTTGGGAACTAGTGTTATTTTTTCAGATATTTTAAAAGCAGGGTCTTTAGGTTTAATTCAGGCTTTAGTGGTTGT contains:
- a CDS encoding arylsulfatase, whose protein sequence is MKKLNNLLNKSPKTGLLFTAFLAVQIGFAQENTEFKGTVGKTLADSKEYWPEPVKAPKGAPNIVWILLDDVGFGAASTFGGLINTPTFDNLANNGLRYTNFHTTAICAPTRAALLTGRNSGRVHVSGFSHTILSAGFPGWDGRIPSDKGTIAEILRENGYNTFAVGKYGVTPDEDATDAGPFDRWPTGKGFDHFYGFLGSQTDQYNPDLVEDQVHIKPDGRHLNELITDKAISYIQKQQKAAPGKPFFLYYAPGAAHAPHQVATKWSDPYKGKFDEGYDVYREKVIANQKKLGVIPANAVLPERNPLITDWKKLTPEQKKVYARFMEVYAGFLTYTDYEVGRVVNYLKESGQLDNTLIFVAIGDNGASKEGTTEGTINQSLFSQGISDEENLKKNLANIDEIGTPKGLNTNYPLGWAQATNVPFKNWKQDAQSEGGTHNPLIVFYPNGIKDKGGIRNQYSHVTDLLPTTLDIVGIKAPEYIKGIKQDIIQGSSFQASLDNPKAESLHKVQYYYIFGNRAIYKDGWKAGAAHLPDSFAVKKAFGKNEKPAPSNFDTDVWELYNLNEDFNERNNLAKKYPEKLAELQKLFDEQAKENNVYPLIDWQDVYNRRIHNTGADKGKTVSDLIKQATKPGGSNN
- a CDS encoding sterol desaturase family protein is translated as MAIVQKEKLTRDLTISFFIYSLPVVAIYLYFKLTGGSVTDSHIALPGFLEFAKPAFENIRTWGLTVFMLVLGVIEFAAGLYDDEWTGEERKIDIVCFLAPKLLLPPVIAFFSLTALPYLLPNLSNALAWVPFWGGFFLIAIADDLTQYWYHRLHHQVPFLWRFHRTHHSAPYMGMAMASRQNFIYTVFFSQIYLTATLTYLGLGLPALFVLVIKSFITLGAHSSIAWDKPFYKYKVLHPIAWVLERLISTPATHHAHHADTSGDGVGHFKGNFGNMFFIWDVIFGTGLITRKFPESYGTKSYKQEEWYAQFLWPIFKSKKEGSSLAEGVLSLPIKAKPVSEEQPQAPVLEQA
- a CDS encoding thioredoxin domain-containing protein, translated to MRNKILKTSITAIAFVWAVAAFSQNENHSSLSLDSFYSKIKSQKNPQIVDARTPEEFALNHIEGAVNFNLQSENYDQYVAKLDKSKPVFIYSIGAGRSVILEKELLKTGFSEAYSLEGGIANWIGGGKPFYSNLKSKLSLKEFNKIIADNKTVLVDIGSKYCGPCKKVKPVLETIRGEYSSNLKIVEIELEDSPQVIADLKTIKVFPTLLLYQDGKIVFKKEGISDLKNEVDVALASK
- a CDS encoding sulfatase-like hydrolase/transferase, whose product is MPAYKKITKIVIPILIILLILAAFLFWPINTNETLVKEDQKLAEGKNEFLASKVAADSVSGKKTNIIILLADDLGKYDISLYGGKSTPTPQIDSLAASGVTFTDGYASAAICSPSRAGLITGRYQERFGHEYQPGDRYPKNNLEYYAFKYLLDTNNWKLNDKIKYPNDASIATQGLPKSEITFADLAKRQGYSTGIIGKWHLGHNKGFFPLDRGFDYHYGFYQAFSLYAPEDNNPDIVNHHHKDFTDKTIWGKGRVGIGQIRRDNTIIDEKAYLTEKFADEAEAFIDKNKNKPFLLYIPFNAPHTPFQVRKKYYDRFPNVKDENKRVYFAMISALDDAIGRIRAKVKKEGLEENTLIIFASDNGGADYTFATTNAPLKGGKFSHFEGGINVPFALSWKGKIKPNTVYKKPVSTLDFFTTIAAAIHSDLPKDRVYDGVDLVATVNENKTAHKDLYWRSGDAKAIRSGDWKLIISGKTHENWLYNLASDKFETTDLAQKNPEKVKELQTALQTWEKGLIDPLWPNLTYYEFDFGKQKYFVDL